In the genome of Henningerozyma blattae CBS 6284 chromosome 5, complete genome, one region contains:
- the RIX7 gene encoding putative AAA family ATPase RIX7 (similar to Saccharomyces cerevisiae RIX7 (YLL034C); ancestral locus Anc_4.23): MAKPRGKKNTLSSSLENKVSDLIYRLLEEKSLEKKRELQRAAKENEEGNDDLELNEDNLENKDAFETIFFAKDLVPNEIFTFCQSKDLSMLRVKKILLQKTIEKSLTQIIEEEEAEFNSYPGYNNTEDIPLENENHLTEKNLMLNNDTNEMNKTITGTWSVKKEDTAAPSSRETSVAPTKKRSKDSTGKSKRQKTKEDRAPPTSSLSSLGGMDDVIAQLMELIGLPILHPEIYLSTGVEPPRGVLLHGPPGCGKTSIANALAGELQVPFISVSAPSVVSGMSGESEKKVRELFEEAKSLAPCLMFFDEIDAITPKRDGGAQREMERRIVAQLLTSMDELSMEKTDGKPVIVIGATNRPDALDAALRRAGRFDREICLNVPSEVSRLHILKKMSNNLRIDGHIDFSKLAKLTPGFVGADLKALVTAAGTCAIKRIFSTFSSLDRTDSMMEVDADGIDNPPNSTDEDEPNLKNTANIIDPLPLSIIQNFIQKYPEPLNNDQLLLLSIKYEDFLKALPTIQPTAKREGFATVPDVTWESIGALDKIRAELNLAIVQPVKRPELYEKVGISAPAGVLLWGPPGCGKTLLAKAVANESRANFISIKGPELLNKYVGESERAIRQVFSRARASVPCVIFFDELDALVPRRDTSLSESSSRVVNTLLTELDGLNDRRGIFVIGATNRPDMIDPAMLRPGRLDKTLFIELPNFEEKLDILKTITKVNGTPLASDVDLSIIINDERCRNYSGADIASLVRESSVLALKRSFFKVDKLQSVANNNLDKEFEDLSVGVPKDEIIVTMDDFKGALMKIKPSVSDKDRNKYDRLNKKMGWNDNVDMQGDEKKEETSIIDNKGNEASKNDPFITS; encoded by the coding sequence ATGGCTAAACCTAGAGGGAAGAAAAATACTTTGTCCAGCTCTCTGGAAAATAAGGTGTCAGATCTTATATATAGACTTctagaagaaaaaagtcttgaaaaaaagagagaACTACAGAGGGCAGCAAAAGAAAACGAAGAAGGCAACGATGAtcttgaattaaatgaagataatctagaaaataaagatgcCTTCGaaactatattttttgcTAAAGATTTAGTTCCAAATGAGATTTTTACATTTTGTCAATCCAAAGATTTATCAATGCTAagagtgaaaaaaattcttcttcagaagACAATTGAAAAGAGCTTAACtcaaattattgaagaagaagaggctgaatttaattcatatCCTGGCTATAATAATACTGAAGATATACcattagaaaatgaaaaccATTTgacagaaaaaaatttaatgttaaataatgatacaaaTGAAATGAACAAAACCATTACCGGCACCTGGTCTGTTAAAAAAGAGGATACTGCTGCTCCAAGTTCTAGAGAGACTTCCGTAGCACCAACAAAAAAGAGATCTAAAGATTCTACAGGAAAATCTAAACGCCAAAAAACTAAAGAAGATAGAGCTCCACCAACCTCTAGCTTATCATCATTAGGTGGCATGGATGATGTGATTGCTCAGCTTATGGAATTGATTGGGTTACCAATTTTACATCCTGAAATCTATTTATCCACAGGTGTCGAGCCACCTCGGGGTGTTTTATTACACGGCCCACCAGGTTGCGGTAAGACTTCTATCGCTAATGCATTAGCTGGTGAGCTACAAGTGCCATTTATATCTGTTTCTGCACCATCTGTTGTTAGTGGTATGTCTGGtgaaagtgaaaaaaaagttagagagttatttgaagaagctAAATCGTTAGCACCATGCCTTATGTTttttgatgaaattgatgCAATTACTCCAAAGCGTGATGGTGGAGCCCAAAGAGAAATGGAAAGAAGAATCGTTGCTCAGCTATTAACTTCCATGGATGAATTATCTATGGAAAAGACAGATGGCAAGCCGGTAATTGTAATTGGTGCCACAAACAGGCCCGATGCCTTAGATGCTGCTCTAAGAAGAGCAGGTAGATTTGATAGAGAAATTTGCTTAAATGTACCAAGTGAGGTTTCAAGATtacatattttaaaaaaaatgtcgAATAATTTAAGAATTGATGGTCATATTGATTTTTCTAAACTGGCTAAATTAACACCAGGTTTTGTAGGTGCTGACCTAAAGGCTCTAGTTACAGCTGCTGGTACATGTGCTATAAAGCGTATCTTTAGCacattttcttcattagatAGAACTGATTCAATGATGGAAGTAGATGCTGATGGCATTGATAATCCTCCAAACAGTACTGACGAAGATGaaccaaatttaaaaaacacCGCAAACATAATCGACCCTTTACCGTTAtctattattcaaaatttcattcaaaAATACCCAGAaccattaaataatgatcaaTTACTTTTGCTATCAATCAAGTATGaggattttttaaaagcaTTACCAACTATTCAACCTACAGCAAAGAGAGAGGGGTTTGCAACCGTTCCCGATGTTACATGGGAAAGTATTGGTGCATTAGATAAAATTCGTGCTGAATTAAACTTAGCAATTGTACAACCTGTGAAAAGACCCGAATTATACGAAAAGGTGGGTATTAGTGCTCCTGCGGGTGTACTACTATGGGGCCCTCCAGGTTGTGGTAAAACATTGCTAGCAAAAGCTGTTGCAAATGAATCGCGTGCCAACTTCATTTCTATCAAAGGTCCTGAGTTGctaaataaatatgtaGGTGAATCAGAAAGAGCCATTAGACAAGTTTTCTCAAGAGCAAGAGCTTCAGTTCCAtgtgtaatattttttgatgaattagatgCGTTGGTACCAAGAAGAGATACATCATTATCAGAGTCATCATCTAGAGTAGTAAACACCTTATTAACTGAATTAGATGGGCTTAATGACAGAAGAGGGATTTTTGTTATTGGAGCTACAAATAGGCCAGATATGATTGATCCTGCTATGCTAAGACCAGGTAGATTAGATAAGACTTTATTCATTGAATTACCAAACTTTGAAGAGAAGTTGgacattttaaaaacaattacaaaagTCAATGGTACACCATTAGCTTCAGATGTTGAtttatctattattattaatgacgAACGTTGTCGAAATTATTCAGGTGCTGATATTGCCTCTTTAGTTAGAGAAAGTTCAGTTTTAGCTTTAAAAAGaagtttttttaaagtagATAAATTACAGTCAGttgcaaataataatttggatAAAGAGTTTGAAGATTTAAGTGTTGGTGTACCcaaagatgaaattattgtAACCATGGATGATTTTAAGGGAGcactaatgaaaattaagCCCTCTGTTAGTGATAAAGATAGAAACAAATATGATAGGTTAAACAAGAAGATGGGCTGGAATGATAATGTAGATATGCAAGGAGATGAAAAGAAGGAGGAAACATCAATAATAGATAATAAGGGAAATGAAGCTAGCAAAAATGATCCTTTTATTACTAGCTGA
- the ECM29 gene encoding Ecm29p (similar to Saccharomyces cerevisiae ECM29 (YHL030W); ancestral locus Anc_4.15) produces the protein MAQLSELKEKELVEKVELRLALSETAEKFEKSLDTFLCPLLLKLASPYGSVRQAVFQTLKHVLGRLNALPDIQLPVEKLILQGQNPILAENADDSNVRLYSLLLASKGTDRLSQTKKRAFVPTVMSGISSLPSPANSRMFHILCKLLLSWVIPAKGTKEEDDIRDFLHLEDENDLHFLLEKFTQFFMLVPAKPDPTTGVIPRGYSCPGLCSKDVEFFTFAAGVSFTRDQIIRFKSSIFKFVTNGFVQDDEILIKFLCVASTDKSDISDSALHMLTTLQIPYEQEDFINYLSSLFIGGTVQGRPPVSHGLQEKILTILNRSIYATTDPLVISKICSIGLHSDFYKLRSLCLTFITFVAQHHYENLAPQNNENGSTEGFTTNIASLIRENLHTEGWPKLEIGASTPVFKTSILQRRAQYETLGVILQKDFTLVEDLSFIKFLFDSLLGDLPDFRTTIQETMASLAVHLNKLSINSKADLKILLKKYLQDDYDLEILSEEDQKSAIMSCRYVCIKYANAAFDFDDTEARMFNIWGTSRTNRFDIIEEATKGLHPYWFRANRVLINPDYNTTSQLLSTEIVETKFPNFKDYIILLLSEINLSKKTPSLNITSTLNTAVRFAKQILISEATFHKKTVISQDEDWSIRIDKALDIDDIVVTCVQKFIDDCQQSWFVSFMQCLGNEFLVHDEGEKTAIFKYRDSIFGTTLLLLLRFCSKDSILSLESLIPRLYDYLKDINVTSATDLEVAANILGIVASDNPTNTLVRECISKLDNTIPYSDKTTKVNIYAGSYILPRLYLKKDEALTTPNTVKCLFKYLLTMLSDSKHKIEAIKLLSQVTKFGLLSKISEKDQSAIINSIFEEIQSRLLSDENTVELLGYLSMYASNFEQYVKLFNKLVDCHTTKHIELLFAAGEALSIFASSYDSVFIQKQIDVNCDYEFLKTILKRDHLNYVLQHTLNLCNSPKPTIRKAACIWLLSLIQNLSKKKEIIDNCKEIHFRFMKFLSDRDELVQEVASRGLGLVYELGTKDLQEDMVKGLLKSFTNSSEGMKMSSGSVSEDTELFDQGLLNTGEGSVRTYKDILNLASEVGDPALVYQFMSLSKSAALWSSRKGVAFGLGAIMSKNAIQLRLLNDENTALKLIPKLYRYKFDPYSSVARSMNDIWDTLISNSSEIIAKYFDAILKELLSGMGNKEWRVREASTSALLQLVQTQPQEQFSGEMLDLWTMAFRTMDDIKESVREVGTKLTTYLSKILAKSIDVSKGVSLANSKTILDNILPFFLGTKGLESDAEPVRKFALNMLMDLVKNSAEALIPFAPKLVYDFTLLFSSIEPQVINYLALNAANYNIDASTIDAKRRSGVSGSPLLESIEKLIKLSTEKQIEDHVNNSIKAARKSVGLPSKVAASTVIALLVNKYFLDLKPYSGKLLKVCVINFDDRNTTIKLSFAKTFGHIYKVVSLDKGVKYGKQLTDRYFSKSSNDDKKIVATAINSVLKYAQGQFENIASIFMPILFVGSSDSDKEVCELFNTVWTEASSSGSGTVKLYLDEILELLSKNIGSQDFNHRKTCAKAVTKLCQSMDTNASTSDKQIMKIFQLTSDALKGRSWDGKELLLESLSSLIIKFSSFLDNDNNSALVETLRNVIFAELARNNKAYVQSIILPVSKALDIFKNDTELVSKLLETITKSFTEEINDIQNKPKDDGQSDKQTTKRIKPNEDINKKSSKENIRREEFINQELEALSSLKDIPNTIIKFIVTETLNMFNQDNHNAVLYSWRSHISGCIIGINLINEENNCQTHILNNMDNVSLIMELWSTLFKISTTKESIENVKLKLIQFGGKLNQALKKFNHITESQKVSSDLTDFHQLLQAQNSLSGRLEAALRDVSAT, from the coding sequence ATGGCACAACTTAGTGAGctgaaagaaaaagaattggTTGAAAAAGTTGAATTGCGCCTGGCTTTGTCTGAAACCgctgaaaaatttgaaaaaagtttaGATACATTTCTATGcccattattattaaaattggcTTCACCTTATGGGTCTGTTAGGCAAGCAGTATTCCAGACTTTAAAACATGTGCTTGGTAGATTGAATGCTTTACCTGATATTCAATTGCCAGTGGAAAAACTAATTCTACAGGGGCAAAACCCAATTTTGGCTGAGAATGCAGATGACAGTAACGTACGTTTATACAGTTTACTGCTTGCATCCAAAGGTACTGATAGATTATCACAGACTAAGAAACGGGCATTTGTACCAACCGTCATGTCAGGAATTTCGAGTCTACCTTCACCAGCAAATTCAAGAATGTTTCACATTTTATGTAAGCTATTACTTAGTTGGGTAATTCCAGCAAAGGGTACCAAggaagaagatgatataCGAGATTTCCTACATTtggaagatgaaaatgatcttcattttcttctagAAAAGTTTACTCAATTTTTCATGCTAGTACCAGCAAAACCAGATCCAACAACAGGGGTTATTCCAAGAGGCTATAGTTGCCCGGGACTATGTTCAAAAGATGTCGAATTTTTTACCTTTGCAGCTGGTGTATCTTTTACAAGGGACCAAATTATTCGTTTTAAAAGTtcaatctttaaatttgttaCAAACGGTTTTGTAcaagatgatgaaatactaattaaatttctatGTGTTGCTTCTACTGATAAAAGTGATATTTCAGATTCTGCATTACACATGCTAACCACTTTGCAAATTCCATATGAGCAAgaagattttattaattatttatcgTCACTGTTCATTGGTGGCACCGTTCAAGGTAGACCTCCAGTGAGCCATGGATTGcaagaaaaaattctaaCAATTCTAAACAGAAGTATTTATGCGACAACAGATCCTCTGGttatttccaaaatatGCTCAATAGGTTTACATTCtgatttttataaattaagaTCGCTATGTCTTACTTTTATAACCTTTGTTGCCCAACATCATTATGAAAATTTAGCCCctcaaaataatgaaaatggtTCAACTGAAGGTTTCACAACTAATATTGCCTCATTAATTAGAGAAAATTTACATACAGAGGGCTGGCCGAAATTAGAAATTGGTGCTTCAACTCCAGTATTTAAAACAAGTATTTTACAAAGGCGTGCTCAATATGAAACTTTGGGTGTCATTCTGCAAAAAGATTTTACATTGGTAGAAGACTTATcctttattaaatttttatttgattctCTGTTGGGAGATCTTCCCGATTTTAGAACAACCATTCAAGAAACAATGGCATCATTAGCGGTTCacttaaataaattatcaattaattcaaaggctgatttaaagattttgttaaaaaagTACTTACAAGATGATtatgatttagaaatacTCTCTGAAGAGGATCAAAAAAGTGCAATTATGTCTTGTAGATACGTCTGTATCAAATATGCTAACGCTGCGtttgattttgatgatACCGAAGCACGCATGTTTAACATTTGGGGTACATCAAGAACTAACAGATTTGACATTATTGAAGAAGCAACTAAGGGACTACATCCATATTGGTTTCGTGCCAATCGTGTATTGATAAATCCAGATTATAATACAACATCTCAGTTACTTTCTACAGAAATAGTTGAAACAAAATTTCCAAACTTTAAAGATTATATAATCTTGTTACTTTCGGAAATTAATTTGTCAAAGAAAACTCCATCATTAAACATTACTTCAACATTAAATACAGCAGTCAGATTTGCAAAACAAATCTTAATTTCTGAGGCCACATTTCATAAGAAAACAGTTATTTCCCAAGATGAAGATTGGTCTATTCGTATTGACAAAGCTCTTGATATTGACGATATAGTAGTTACTTGCgttcaaaaatttatagATGATTGCCAGCAAAGTTGGTTTGTATCATTCATGCAATGTTTAGGTAATGAATTTCTAGTACATGACGAAGGTGAGAAGACAgcaatattcaaatatcgGGATTCTATTTTTGGAACTACtctattgctattattaaGATTTTGTTCGAAAGATAGTATATTATCTTTGGAATCATTGATTCCAAGATTATATGATTActtaaaagatattaatgTTACAAGCGCTACTGACTTAGAAGTAGCTGCTAATATTTTAGGTATTGTTGCTAGTGATAATCCTACTAATACTTTGGTAAGAGAATGTATTTCTAAACTTGATAATACAATACCTTATTCTGATAAGACTACCAAGGTTAATATATATGCTGGTTCATACATCCTCCCACGATTATATCTGAAGAAAGATGAGGCCCTGACAACTCCAAATACAGTCAAGtgtttattcaaatatttactaACGATGTTATCTGATTCCAAACATAAAATTGAAGCAATTAAGCTTTTATCTCAAGTAACGAAATTTGGATTATTGTCAAAAATTTCAGAAAAAGACCAATCAGCAATAATAAACTCAATTTTTGAAGAGATTCAATCTAGACTACTATCTGATGAAAATACTGTCGAACTGTTGGGATACTTATCAATGTATGCATCAAATTTTGAGCAGTACGTAAAgctttttaataaattggtTGATTGCCATACTACTAAGCATATTGAACTACTCTTTGCTGCAGGTGAGGCACTATCAATATTTGCCTCTTCTTATGACAGCGTTTTCattcaaaaacaaattgatGTTAACTGTGATTATGAGTTTTTGAAGACGATACTAAAAAGGGATCACTTGAATTATGTATTACAGCACACCTTAAATCTCTGTAATTCTCCAAAACCTACAATTAGAAAAGCCGCTTGTATTTGGCTACTGTCgttaattcaaaatctatcgaagaaaaaagaaattattgataacTGCAAAGAAATCCATTTCCGCTTCATGAAATTCCTTTCAGATAGAGATGAGTTGGTTCAAGAAGTTGCTTCAAGAGGTTTAGGTTTAGTTTATGAGCTTGGTACTAAAGATCTACAGGAAGATATGGTTAAAGGTCTGTTAAAGTCATTTACTAATTCATCTGAAGGTATGAAAATGTCATCGGGATCAGTATCAGAGGATACAGAATTGTTTGACCAAGGTTTGCTTAACACAGGGGAAGGCTCAGTGAGGACTTATAAGGATATTTTAAACCTTGCATCTGAAGTCGGTGATCCTGCTTTGGTATACCAATTTATGTCTTTATCTAAAAGTGCAGCACTTTGGTCTTCTAGAAAGGGTGTTGCATTTGGTTTGGGAGCTATTATGTCAAAAAATGCAATTCAATTAAGATTgttaaatgatgaaaatactgctttgaaattaataccaaagttatatagatataaatTTGACCCATACTCATCTGTTGCTCGTTCCATGAATGATATCTGGGAtactttaatttcaaattcctCAGAGATAATTgccaaatattttgatgCTATTTTAAAAGAGTTGCTCTCTGGTATGGGAAATAAAGAATGGAGAGTCCGTGAGGCTAGTACGTCAGCTCTTCTACAACTTGTGCAAACACAACCACAAGAACAATTTTCTGGCGAAATGTTAGACTTATGGACTATGGCTTTTAGAACAATGGATGATATCAAAGAATCTGTCAGAGAAGTTGGTACCAAATTAACTACCtatctttcaaaaattttagcAAAATCTATTGATGTTAGTAAAGGTGTCTCACTAGCAAATTCTAAAACTATTTTAGACAATATTTTACCCTTTTTCTTGGGAACTAAAGGTCTAGAAAGTGATGCTGAGCCGGTACGTAAATTTGCTCTAAATATGCTAATGGATTTAGTAAAGAATTCAGCAGAAGCACTTATACCTTTTGCACCTAAATTAGTATATGATTTCACGTTATTGTTTTCTTCTATTGAGCCTCAAgttatcaattatttagCCTTGAATGCGGccaattataatattgatgCATCAACGATTGACGCTAAGAGAAGAAGTGGGGTATCTGGATCTCCATTATTAGaatctattgaaaaattaattaaactCTCCACGGAAAAACAAATAGAAGATCATGTCAATAATTCCATCAAAGCTGCTAGAAAGTCTGTGGGTCTTCCTTCTAAAGTTGCTGCATCCACAGTAATTGCTCTATTAGttaacaaatatttcttaGATTTAAAGCCCTACAGTggaaaattattgaaagtatgcgttattaattttgatgatCGTAATACCACCATAAAACTATCGTTTGCCAAAACATTTGGGCATATCTATAAAGTCGTTTCTCTTGATAAAGGTGTGAAATATGGTAAACAATTAACTGACCGTTACTTTAGTAAAAGTagtaatgatgataaaaaaattgttgcAACTGCTATAAATTCGGTCCTTAAATATGCTCAAGGTCAATTTGAGAACATAGCAAGCATTTTTATGCCAATTTTATTCGTTGGTAGTAGTGATTCAGACAAGGAAGTATGTGAGCTATTTAATACTGTGTGGACAGAAGCTTCAAGTTCTGGCTCCGGCACAGTTAAACTATATTTAGATGAGATATTGGAACTACTATCGAAAAATATTGGTTCGCAAGATTTTAATCATCGAAAGACCTGTGCTAAGGCCGTCACAAAATTGTGCCAAAGTATGGACACCAATGCATCGACGAGTGATAAACAAATTATGAAGATATTCCAACTAACTTCTGATGCATTGAAGGGTAGGTCATGGGATGGGAAGGAACTGTTATTAGAATCGTTAAGcagtttaataattaaattctcATCGTTCCTCGATAATGACAATAACAGTGCCTTAGTTGAAACATTGAGAAATGTTATCTTCGCTGAGCTAGCAAGAAACAATAAAGCATATGTTCAATCTATTATCTTACCAGTTTCTAAAGCacttgatatttttaaaaatgatacaGAATTAGTAAGCAAATTGCTCGAAACAATTACCAAATCATTTACAGAGGAAATCAatgatattcaaaataagcCAAAAGATGATGGTCAGTCAGATAAGCAAACCactaaaagaataaagcCGAATGAAGATATTAACAAAAAATCTAGTAAAGAAAACATTAGAAGGGAAGAATTCATTAATCAAGAATTAGAAGCTCTTTCCTCTTTAAAAGACATTCCTAAtaccattattaaatttattgttaCCGAAACTCTTAATATGTTTAATCAAGATAATCACAATGCAGTATTATATTCATGGAGAAGCCACATCAGTGGATGCATTATTggtataaatttaattaacgaagaaaataattgtcAAACACATATCCTAAATAATATGGACAATGTTTCTCTAATTATGGAATTATGGTctactttatttaaaattagtaCCACAAAAGAAAGCATTGAAAAtgtaaaattgaaattaattcaatttggTGGTAAATTAAACCAagctttaaaaaaatttaatcatATTACTGAATCTCAGAAAGTCTCATCAGATTTGACTGATTTCCACCAACTACTTCAGGCTCAGAATAGTCTAAGCGGTCGCTTAGAAGCCGCTTTGAGAGATGTAAGTGCTACATAG
- the WSC4 gene encoding Wsc4p (similar to Saccharomyces cerevisiae WSC4 (YHL028W); ancestral locus Anc_4.20) has product MKILSPYFLCLLVIIIQNVYADGTCYSSNSGSTGSYFSIYQTHMTCSTTCSGYAYAIVQGNNCWCSNNKPDEASQLSDAACNYQCPGYNNEACGSKTLNAFTYIQLKDVGVQETTVWGDVTKSSYDIQTSSEAESTTDISSWVSSAITSASQGYDSDTLTTSLSQQETSTESEKSTSETQIPPHLSTKNQLSTTNTRSSAQSTAETNVYQSSKTGDQVDWSQINWSTYDWSSIFESDEEFTSTSTNSPFSHVFPSTISISVTTTHSMKYAKTSTGTTDYSIKSSPSVSDGTSAQKTTSRTVTLPSSLLLTTSVDQYSSIDEIASSQLEDSMSTILVLPSSTYINELSSSTKKLIINEDIITFTSSFLSLPSNIATTSVLLSSSDTSTDENVLRESSSIATKESTLSSTYTSTSSSTTSSFVSKDFASSSSFSTRSSISSSSKSSKSLGSSIVKLHSHSVSKKLSSTAFISSSTNFKSSSTSSSTSSSSSTSKTTSSVSFSDQQKKLTSSLSSISSKTQQLSTITLLSTAVIESIITDDNNPLHVRTVSVTTVYTIPTAIIPQNNNVNANNSNGKNSFWQSPGKITGTFVVVGIVVCAIIVVAIYLFLRPKNSQADPEKHLSTLKVPSGPFNHYAVDPFMTPINRHSYQFSSSSSSPVAPMTEKHRQSSNIRSPSQAYFADENSDSTRYSQMLWDQRLDPHQVLNHLEFDNSNASFADDVDYSRKVIRILDEN; this is encoded by the coding sequence ATGAAAATACTATCACCATACTTTCTATGTTTGCTAGTAattataatacaaaatgTATATGCAGATGGTACATGCTATTCATCTAATAGCGGTAGCACGGGCTCTTATTTTAGTATCTATCAAACACATATGACATGTTCAACTACATGTTCGGGGTATGCATATGCTATTGTTCAAGGTAACAATTGTTGGTGCAGTAACAACAAACCTGATGAGGCTTCACAACTATCCGATGCTGCTTGCAATTATCAATGCCCTGGCTACAACAATGAAGCATGTGGTAGTAAAACTTTAAACGCGTTTACctatattcaattaaaggATGTTGGCGTTCAAGAAACTACCGTTTGGGGAGATGTTACGAAGTCAAGTTACGATATTCAAACTTCAAGTGAAGCAGAGAGTACTACAGACATTTCATCATGGGTATCAAGTGCTATTACATCTGCTTCTCAGGGTTATGACTCAGATACCCTAACAACTTCTTTGAGTCAGCAAGAAACAAGTACGGAAAGCGAAAAAAGTACTTCTGAAACTCAAATTCCACCTCACTTAAGTACGAAGAACCAACTTAGTACCACTAACACTCGATCATCAGCTCAATCTACTGCTGAGACTAATGTTTATCAAAGCTCAAAGACTGGGGATCAGGTTGATTGGAGTCAGATTAACTGGAGTACTTACGACTGGAGTTCAATATTTGAGTCCGACGAAGAATTTACATCAACAAGTACAAATAGCCCGTTTTCGCACGTTTTCCCTTCTACAATTTCTATCTCAGTCACCACCACACATTCTATGAAATATGCTAAAACAAGTACGGGTACGACAGATTATAGCATAAAAAGTTCACCTTCAGTTAGTGATGGCACCTCAGCACAAAAAACTACCTCAAGAACTGTTACTCTTCCTAGTTCGCTTCTATTAACCACATCTGTAGATCAATATTCGTCAATTGATGAAATAGCTTCCTCTCAACTTGAAGATTCTATGTCTACAATTCTAGTTCTACCTTCTTCAACgtatattaatgaattgtCTAGTTCAACAAAGAAATTGATTATCAACGAGGATATCATTACGTTTACATCGTCTTTCTTGTCCCTCCCTTCGAATATAGCTACTACCTCTGTACTACTAAGTAGCTCGGACACTTCAACTGATGAAAACGTTCTCAGAGAATCTTCAAGTATCGCGACAAAAGAGTCTACACTAAGCTCAACTTATACCTCTACTAGTTCTTCAACTACGTCATCATTTGTTTCGAAGGATTTTGCATCATCTAGCTCCTTTAGTACACGGTCGTCTATAAGTAGCTCATCTAAGTCTTCAAAATCGCTTGGAAGTTCTATCGTGAAACTTCACTCACACTCTGTGTCAAAAAAGTTATCTTCCACAGCGTTCATATCATCCtcaacaaattttaaatcctCTTCCACTAGCAGCTcaacttcttcttcatcatctacTTCTAAGACTACCTCTTCTGTGTCCTTTTCTGATcaacaaaagaaattaacTTCAAGCTTATCTTCGATCAGCTCAAAAACACAACAATTAAGCACTATAACGTTATTATCTACTGCGGTTATTGAGTCCATTATTACCGATGACAATAATCCATTGCATGTTAGAACTGTGTCTGTTACAACTGTATATACAATTCCTACTGCTATTATTCCTCAAAACAACAATGTTAAtgcaaataattctaatggtAAAAACTCATTTTGGCAATCTCCTGGTAAGATTACAGGGAcatttgttgttgttggtATTGTTGTATGTgctattattgttgttgcCATTTATCTGTTCTTAAGACCTAAAAACTCACAAGCAGACCCTGAAAAACATCTAAGTACACTAAAAGTACCATCTGGCCCGTTTAATCACTATGCTGTTGATCCATTTATGACTCCGATTAACAGGCATAGCTatcaattttcttcttctagCTCATCCCCAGTTGCTCCAATGACAGAAAAACATAGACAAAGTTCAAATATTAGATCTCCATCACAGGCTTACTTTGCTGATGAAAATTCTGACTCTACGAGATACTCGCAGATGCTTTGGGACCAACGTCTGGATCCTCATCAAGTATTAAATCATCTGGAGtttgataattcaaatgcGTCTTTCGCAGATGACGTTGATTACTCAAGAAAAGTAATCAGAATTTTAGATGAGAACTAA